One region of Takifugu flavidus isolate HTHZ2018 chromosome 14, ASM371156v2, whole genome shotgun sequence genomic DNA includes:
- the fam76b gene encoding protein FAM76B isoform X1 yields MATSALYACTKCNQRYPFEELSQGQQLCKECRIAHPIVKCTYCRSEFQQESKTNTICKKCAQNVKQFGTPKPCQYCNIIAAFIGTKCQRCTNSEKKYGPPQTCEQCKQQCAFDRKEEGRRKVDGKLLCWLCTLSYRRVLQKTKEQRKGFGSSNSSSLNEKDHHSRSHHHHQHRHSSSHHKLSGSLSPEQEQGLWKQSHKSSSIQKETPKKKPKLELKPSNGDSSSITQSMDSGGTDNFILISQLKEEVMSLKRLLQQRDQTILEKDRKLTELKADFQYQESNMRVKMNQMEKSHKDSMELQQAKNRELMKQVAALSKGKKFDRTGSSLLLP; encoded by the exons ATGGCAACGTCGGCTCTGTACGCCTGTACAAAGTGTAACCAGCGGTACCCTTTCGAGGAGCTGTCGCAGGGCCAGCAGCTGTGCAAG GAGTGCCGTATTGCACATCCAATAGTGAAGTGCACATACTGCAGATCTGAATTTCAGCAGGAGAG taaaACCAACACAATCTGTAAGAAATGCGCCCAGAATGTTAAACAGTTTGGAACG CCCAAACCCTGCCAGTACTGTAACATCATTGCGGCTTTCATCGGAACCAAGTGCCAGCGTTGTACCAACTCGGAGAAGAAGTACGGACCCCCACAGACATGTGAGCAGTGCAAACAACAGTGTGCCTTCGACCgcaaggaggagggaaggagaaag GTGGATGGGAAACTGTTGTGCTGGCTCTGCACATTGTCCTACCGCCGGGTCCTGCAAAAGACCAAGGAGCAGAGAAAGGGCTTTGGCTCCTCTAACTCCTCGTCTTTGAACGAGAAAGACCACCACTCCAgatctcaccaccaccaccaacacagacacagcagctcaCACCACAA ACTGAGTGGGAGTTTAAGTCCTGAACAGGAGCAGGGACTTTGGAAGCAGAG CCATAAATCGTCTTCGATCCAGAAGGAGACTCCaaagaaaaaaccaaaactgGAGCTAAAGCCATCTAACGGGGACAG TAGCTCCATCACACAGTCGATGGATTCCGGAGGCACAGACAACTTCATTCTCATCAGCCAGTTGAAGGAAGAAGTGATGTCACTGAAGAGACTTCTGCAGCAAAGGGACCAAACCATTCTGGAGAAAGACCGCAAG CTAACAGAGCTTAAAGCAGACTTTCAGTACCAGGAATCCAATATGAGGGTGAAAATGAACCAAATGGAGAAGTCTCACAAGGATTctatggagctgcagcag GCCAAGAACAGAGAGCTAATGAAACAAGTGGCGGCTCTCTCTAAAGGAAAAAAGTTTGACCGGACAGGAAGTTCTCTGCTTCTGCCCTAA
- the fam76b gene encoding protein FAM76B isoform X2 translates to MATSALYACTKCNQRYPFEELSQGQQLCKECRIAHPIVKCTYCRSEFQQESKTNTICKKCAQNVKQFGTPKPCQYCNIIAAFIGTKCQRCTNSEKKYGPPQTCEQCKQQCAFDRKEEGRRKVDGKLLCWLCTLSYRRVLQKTKEQRKGFGSSNSSSLNEKDHHSRSHHHHQHRHSSSHHKLSGSLSPEQEQGLWKQSHKSSSIQKETPKKKPKLELKPSNGDSSITQSMDSGGTDNFILISQLKEEVMSLKRLLQQRDQTILEKDRKLTELKADFQYQESNMRVKMNQMEKSHKDSMELQQAKNRELMKQVAALSKGKKFDRTGSSLLLP, encoded by the exons ATGGCAACGTCGGCTCTGTACGCCTGTACAAAGTGTAACCAGCGGTACCCTTTCGAGGAGCTGTCGCAGGGCCAGCAGCTGTGCAAG GAGTGCCGTATTGCACATCCAATAGTGAAGTGCACATACTGCAGATCTGAATTTCAGCAGGAGAG taaaACCAACACAATCTGTAAGAAATGCGCCCAGAATGTTAAACAGTTTGGAACG CCCAAACCCTGCCAGTACTGTAACATCATTGCGGCTTTCATCGGAACCAAGTGCCAGCGTTGTACCAACTCGGAGAAGAAGTACGGACCCCCACAGACATGTGAGCAGTGCAAACAACAGTGTGCCTTCGACCgcaaggaggagggaaggagaaag GTGGATGGGAAACTGTTGTGCTGGCTCTGCACATTGTCCTACCGCCGGGTCCTGCAAAAGACCAAGGAGCAGAGAAAGGGCTTTGGCTCCTCTAACTCCTCGTCTTTGAACGAGAAAGACCACCACTCCAgatctcaccaccaccaccaacacagacacagcagctcaCACCACAA ACTGAGTGGGAGTTTAAGTCCTGAACAGGAGCAGGGACTTTGGAAGCAGAG CCATAAATCGTCTTCGATCCAGAAGGAGACTCCaaagaaaaaaccaaaactgGAGCTAAAGCCATCTAACGGGGACAG CTCCATCACACAGTCGATGGATTCCGGAGGCACAGACAACTTCATTCTCATCAGCCAGTTGAAGGAAGAAGTGATGTCACTGAAGAGACTTCTGCAGCAAAGGGACCAAACCATTCTGGAGAAAGACCGCAAG CTAACAGAGCTTAAAGCAGACTTTCAGTACCAGGAATCCAATATGAGGGTGAAAATGAACCAAATGGAGAAGTCTCACAAGGATTctatggagctgcagcag GCCAAGAACAGAGAGCTAATGAAACAAGTGGCGGCTCTCTCTAAAGGAAAAAAGTTTGACCGGACAGGAAGTTCTCTGCTTCTGCCCTAA
- the mtmr2 gene encoding myotubularin-related protein 2 isoform X2: MEKSGSVDSLGSKRFSSRQPSVDSLSSTSTSRSDRSGPAKPPSAMSSDSASTSTDLSPELRVKPKAVNKKVLRDSDKEEPQLLPNETVQNLALDITYFCPFIGALRGTVTVTNYRLFFKCMDRDPTFVLDLPLGVLSRVEKVGGASSRGDVSYLLVCKDMRHLQFAHKQIEDTLRKSIFEVLMKFAFPVSNGLQIFAFDYGQVFPENGWKVYDAVSEYKRQGIPNESWRITKVNDHYDLCDTYPSTLVVPVNIPDEELKRVAAFRAKGRIPVLSWIHPESQATVTRSSQPMVGVNGKRSKEDEKFLQAIMDANAQSHKLFIFDARPSVNAAANKMKGGGYESEDAYQNAELFFLDIHNIHVMRESLRKLKDVVYPNIEDSHWLSNLESTHWLEHIKLILAGALRIADKVESGKTSVVVHCSDGWDRTSQLTSLSMLMLDGYYRTIRGFEVLLEKEWLSFGHRFQLRIGHGDKNHTDADRSPVFIQFVDCVWQLTRQFPSAFEFNEYFLVTILDHLYSCLFGTFLCNCEQQRMKEEIPKRTVSLWSYINSQLEEFTNPLYVNYSNHVLFPAVSLRHLELWVGYYIRWNPRMRPQEPVHQRHKDLLAKRAELQKRVDELQREVTNRSASSSSERAGSPTRSITPVQTFV, from the exons ATGGAGAAGAGCGGGAGTGTCGATAGTTTGGGCTCCAAACGGTTCTCTTCCCGACAGCCAAGTGTTGATTCATTGTCCAG CACTTCCACTTCTCGTTCCGACCGATCTGGCCCAGCTAAGCCACCCTCAGCCATGTCCTCGGACTCTGCGTCCACCTCTACAGATCTCTCCCCGGAGCTCAGG GTGAAGCCCAAGGCTGTCAATAAG AAGGTGTTAAGAGACTCTGACAAAGAGGAACCACAGTTACTTCCAAATGAAACTGTGCAAAACCTAG CCCTGGATATCACCTACTTCTGTCCTTTTATTGGAGCACTTAGGGGAACGGTCACAGTCACCAACTATAGACTTTTCTTCAAATGTATGGACAGG GATCCCACCTTTGTATTAGACCTGCCCCTTGGAGTATTGAGTCGTGTGGAGAAAGTAGGTGGTGCTTCAAGTCGTGGCGACGTGTCGTATTTACTGGTTTGCAAG GATATGCGTCACCTCCAATTTGCACACAAACAAATAGAGGACACTCTCAGGAAGTCCATTTTTGAAGTGCTGATGAAATTTGCCTTTCCTGTTTCCAATGGCCTG CAAATCTTTGCCTTTGATTACGGACAAGTCTTTCCTGAAAATGGATGGAAGGTGTACGATGCTGTCTCGGAGTACAAAAGACAG GGTATACCCAATGAAAGCTGGAGGATAACGAAGGTAAACGACCACTACGATCTTTGTGACACCTACCCGTCAACTTTAGTGGTACCTGTCAACATACCAGACGAAGAACTGAAGAGGGTGGCTGCCTTCCGTGCCAAAGGAAGGATACCC GTGCTGTCGTGGATCCACCCAGAGAGCCAGGCGACGGTGACGCGCTCCAGTCAGCCCATGGTTGGGGTCAATGGGAAACGGAGCAAAGAGGATGAGAAGTTCCTCCAGGCAATCATGGATGCTAATGCTCAGTCCCATAAGCTCTTCATTTTCGATGCAAGGCCCAGTGTCAATGCTGCCGCCAATAAG ATGAAAGGGGGTGGTTACGAAAGTGAAGATGCGTATCAAAACGCTGAGCTGTTTTTCTTGGACATTCACAACATCCACGTGATGAGAGAGTCACTCCGCAAGTTAAAGGACGTGGTCTATCCCAACATTGAGGATTCCCACTGGCTCTCCAATCTGGAGTCCACTCACTGGCTTGAGCACATCAAG CTGATTCTCGCAGGAGCGCTGCGGATCGCAGACAAGGTGGAGTCTGGGAAAACCTCGGTGGTGGTGCACTGCAGTGATGGCTGGGACCGGACGAGCCAGCTCACCTCCTTGTCCATGCTCATGCTGGACGGCTATTACCGCACCATTCGTGGTTTTGAGGTTCTGCTCGAGAAAGAGTGGCTGAGCTTTGGTCACCGCTTCCAGCTGCGTATCGGACATGGTGATAAGAACCACACAGATGCTGACCGCTCACCCGTCTTTATCCAGTTTGTTGACTGCGTTTGGCAGTTGACTAGACAG TTTCCCTCTGCGTTTGAGTTTAACGAATACTTCCTGGTCACCATCCTGGATCACCTGTACAGCTGCCTGTTTGGGACATTCCTGTGCAATTGTGAGCAACAGAGAATGAAGGAA GAGATCCCGAAGAGGACCGTGTCATTGTGGTCTTACATTaacagtcagctggaggagTTCACCAATCCTTTGTATGTGAACTATTCCAACCATGTGCTGTTCCCTGCTGTCAGCTTACGTCACCTGGAGCTCTGGGTCGGCTACTACATCCGCTGGAACCCTCGTATGAGACCGCAG GAGCCTGTTCACCAGCGTCACAAGGATTTGCTGGCAAAACGTGCCGAGCTCCAGAAAAGAGTGGATGAGTTACAGCGAGAAGTCACCAACCGCTCAGCCTCATCGTCTTCGGAACGGGCCGGCTCCCCCACACGCTCCATCACTCCAGTGCAGACCTTCGTTTGA
- the mtmr2 gene encoding myotubularin-related protein 2 isoform X1, whose amino-acid sequence MEKSGSVDSLGSKRFSSRQPSVDSLSSTSTSRSDRSGPAKPPSAMSSDSASTSTDLSPELRVSLHVDHSISAIILLIRTVNLLSCTTQVKPKAVNKKVLRDSDKEEPQLLPNETVQNLALDITYFCPFIGALRGTVTVTNYRLFFKCMDRDPTFVLDLPLGVLSRVEKVGGASSRGDVSYLLVCKDMRHLQFAHKQIEDTLRKSIFEVLMKFAFPVSNGLQIFAFDYGQVFPENGWKVYDAVSEYKRQGIPNESWRITKVNDHYDLCDTYPSTLVVPVNIPDEELKRVAAFRAKGRIPVLSWIHPESQATVTRSSQPMVGVNGKRSKEDEKFLQAIMDANAQSHKLFIFDARPSVNAAANKMKGGGYESEDAYQNAELFFLDIHNIHVMRESLRKLKDVVYPNIEDSHWLSNLESTHWLEHIKLILAGALRIADKVESGKTSVVVHCSDGWDRTSQLTSLSMLMLDGYYRTIRGFEVLLEKEWLSFGHRFQLRIGHGDKNHTDADRSPVFIQFVDCVWQLTRQFPSAFEFNEYFLVTILDHLYSCLFGTFLCNCEQQRMKEEIPKRTVSLWSYINSQLEEFTNPLYVNYSNHVLFPAVSLRHLELWVGYYIRWNPRMRPQEPVHQRHKDLLAKRAELQKRVDELQREVTNRSASSSSERAGSPTRSITPVQTFV is encoded by the exons ATGGAGAAGAGCGGGAGTGTCGATAGTTTGGGCTCCAAACGGTTCTCTTCCCGACAGCCAAGTGTTGATTCATTGTCCAG CACTTCCACTTCTCGTTCCGACCGATCTGGCCCAGCTAAGCCACCCTCAGCCATGTCCTCGGACTCTGCGTCCACCTCTACAGATCTCTCCCCGGAGCTCAGGGTCAGTCTGCATGTAGACCACAGCATTTCTGCTATTATCTTGTTAATAAGAACTGTAAATCTTCTTTCCTGCACCACTCAGGTGAAGCCCAAGGCTGTCAATAAG AAGGTGTTAAGAGACTCTGACAAAGAGGAACCACAGTTACTTCCAAATGAAACTGTGCAAAACCTAG CCCTGGATATCACCTACTTCTGTCCTTTTATTGGAGCACTTAGGGGAACGGTCACAGTCACCAACTATAGACTTTTCTTCAAATGTATGGACAGG GATCCCACCTTTGTATTAGACCTGCCCCTTGGAGTATTGAGTCGTGTGGAGAAAGTAGGTGGTGCTTCAAGTCGTGGCGACGTGTCGTATTTACTGGTTTGCAAG GATATGCGTCACCTCCAATTTGCACACAAACAAATAGAGGACACTCTCAGGAAGTCCATTTTTGAAGTGCTGATGAAATTTGCCTTTCCTGTTTCCAATGGCCTG CAAATCTTTGCCTTTGATTACGGACAAGTCTTTCCTGAAAATGGATGGAAGGTGTACGATGCTGTCTCGGAGTACAAAAGACAG GGTATACCCAATGAAAGCTGGAGGATAACGAAGGTAAACGACCACTACGATCTTTGTGACACCTACCCGTCAACTTTAGTGGTACCTGTCAACATACCAGACGAAGAACTGAAGAGGGTGGCTGCCTTCCGTGCCAAAGGAAGGATACCC GTGCTGTCGTGGATCCACCCAGAGAGCCAGGCGACGGTGACGCGCTCCAGTCAGCCCATGGTTGGGGTCAATGGGAAACGGAGCAAAGAGGATGAGAAGTTCCTCCAGGCAATCATGGATGCTAATGCTCAGTCCCATAAGCTCTTCATTTTCGATGCAAGGCCCAGTGTCAATGCTGCCGCCAATAAG ATGAAAGGGGGTGGTTACGAAAGTGAAGATGCGTATCAAAACGCTGAGCTGTTTTTCTTGGACATTCACAACATCCACGTGATGAGAGAGTCACTCCGCAAGTTAAAGGACGTGGTCTATCCCAACATTGAGGATTCCCACTGGCTCTCCAATCTGGAGTCCACTCACTGGCTTGAGCACATCAAG CTGATTCTCGCAGGAGCGCTGCGGATCGCAGACAAGGTGGAGTCTGGGAAAACCTCGGTGGTGGTGCACTGCAGTGATGGCTGGGACCGGACGAGCCAGCTCACCTCCTTGTCCATGCTCATGCTGGACGGCTATTACCGCACCATTCGTGGTTTTGAGGTTCTGCTCGAGAAAGAGTGGCTGAGCTTTGGTCACCGCTTCCAGCTGCGTATCGGACATGGTGATAAGAACCACACAGATGCTGACCGCTCACCCGTCTTTATCCAGTTTGTTGACTGCGTTTGGCAGTTGACTAGACAG TTTCCCTCTGCGTTTGAGTTTAACGAATACTTCCTGGTCACCATCCTGGATCACCTGTACAGCTGCCTGTTTGGGACATTCCTGTGCAATTGTGAGCAACAGAGAATGAAGGAA GAGATCCCGAAGAGGACCGTGTCATTGTGGTCTTACATTaacagtcagctggaggagTTCACCAATCCTTTGTATGTGAACTATTCCAACCATGTGCTGTTCCCTGCTGTCAGCTTACGTCACCTGGAGCTCTGGGTCGGCTACTACATCCGCTGGAACCCTCGTATGAGACCGCAG GAGCCTGTTCACCAGCGTCACAAGGATTTGCTGGCAAAACGTGCCGAGCTCCAGAAAAGAGTGGATGAGTTACAGCGAGAAGTCACCAACCGCTCAGCCTCATCGTCTTCGGAACGGGCCGGCTCCCCCACACGCTCCATCACTCCAGTGCAGACCTTCGTTTGA
- the mtmr2 gene encoding myotubularin-related protein 2 isoform X3 yields the protein MEKSGSVDSLGSKRFSSRQPSVDSLSSTSTSRSDRSGPAKPPSAMSSDSASTSTDLSPELRVKPKAVNKVLRDSDKEEPQLLPNETVQNLALDITYFCPFIGALRGTVTVTNYRLFFKCMDRDPTFVLDLPLGVLSRVEKVGGASSRGDVSYLLVCKDMRHLQFAHKQIEDTLRKSIFEVLMKFAFPVSNGLQIFAFDYGQVFPENGWKVYDAVSEYKRQGIPNESWRITKVNDHYDLCDTYPSTLVVPVNIPDEELKRVAAFRAKGRIPVLSWIHPESQATVTRSSQPMVGVNGKRSKEDEKFLQAIMDANAQSHKLFIFDARPSVNAAANKMKGGGYESEDAYQNAELFFLDIHNIHVMRESLRKLKDVVYPNIEDSHWLSNLESTHWLEHIKLILAGALRIADKVESGKTSVVVHCSDGWDRTSQLTSLSMLMLDGYYRTIRGFEVLLEKEWLSFGHRFQLRIGHGDKNHTDADRSPVFIQFVDCVWQLTRQFPSAFEFNEYFLVTILDHLYSCLFGTFLCNCEQQRMKEEIPKRTVSLWSYINSQLEEFTNPLYVNYSNHVLFPAVSLRHLELWVGYYIRWNPRMRPQEPVHQRHKDLLAKRAELQKRVDELQREVTNRSASSSSERAGSPTRSITPVQTFV from the exons ATGGAGAAGAGCGGGAGTGTCGATAGTTTGGGCTCCAAACGGTTCTCTTCCCGACAGCCAAGTGTTGATTCATTGTCCAG CACTTCCACTTCTCGTTCCGACCGATCTGGCCCAGCTAAGCCACCCTCAGCCATGTCCTCGGACTCTGCGTCCACCTCTACAGATCTCTCCCCGGAGCTCAGG GTGAAGCCCAAGGCTGTCAATAAG GTGTTAAGAGACTCTGACAAAGAGGAACCACAGTTACTTCCAAATGAAACTGTGCAAAACCTAG CCCTGGATATCACCTACTTCTGTCCTTTTATTGGAGCACTTAGGGGAACGGTCACAGTCACCAACTATAGACTTTTCTTCAAATGTATGGACAGG GATCCCACCTTTGTATTAGACCTGCCCCTTGGAGTATTGAGTCGTGTGGAGAAAGTAGGTGGTGCTTCAAGTCGTGGCGACGTGTCGTATTTACTGGTTTGCAAG GATATGCGTCACCTCCAATTTGCACACAAACAAATAGAGGACACTCTCAGGAAGTCCATTTTTGAAGTGCTGATGAAATTTGCCTTTCCTGTTTCCAATGGCCTG CAAATCTTTGCCTTTGATTACGGACAAGTCTTTCCTGAAAATGGATGGAAGGTGTACGATGCTGTCTCGGAGTACAAAAGACAG GGTATACCCAATGAAAGCTGGAGGATAACGAAGGTAAACGACCACTACGATCTTTGTGACACCTACCCGTCAACTTTAGTGGTACCTGTCAACATACCAGACGAAGAACTGAAGAGGGTGGCTGCCTTCCGTGCCAAAGGAAGGATACCC GTGCTGTCGTGGATCCACCCAGAGAGCCAGGCGACGGTGACGCGCTCCAGTCAGCCCATGGTTGGGGTCAATGGGAAACGGAGCAAAGAGGATGAGAAGTTCCTCCAGGCAATCATGGATGCTAATGCTCAGTCCCATAAGCTCTTCATTTTCGATGCAAGGCCCAGTGTCAATGCTGCCGCCAATAAG ATGAAAGGGGGTGGTTACGAAAGTGAAGATGCGTATCAAAACGCTGAGCTGTTTTTCTTGGACATTCACAACATCCACGTGATGAGAGAGTCACTCCGCAAGTTAAAGGACGTGGTCTATCCCAACATTGAGGATTCCCACTGGCTCTCCAATCTGGAGTCCACTCACTGGCTTGAGCACATCAAG CTGATTCTCGCAGGAGCGCTGCGGATCGCAGACAAGGTGGAGTCTGGGAAAACCTCGGTGGTGGTGCACTGCAGTGATGGCTGGGACCGGACGAGCCAGCTCACCTCCTTGTCCATGCTCATGCTGGACGGCTATTACCGCACCATTCGTGGTTTTGAGGTTCTGCTCGAGAAAGAGTGGCTGAGCTTTGGTCACCGCTTCCAGCTGCGTATCGGACATGGTGATAAGAACCACACAGATGCTGACCGCTCACCCGTCTTTATCCAGTTTGTTGACTGCGTTTGGCAGTTGACTAGACAG TTTCCCTCTGCGTTTGAGTTTAACGAATACTTCCTGGTCACCATCCTGGATCACCTGTACAGCTGCCTGTTTGGGACATTCCTGTGCAATTGTGAGCAACAGAGAATGAAGGAA GAGATCCCGAAGAGGACCGTGTCATTGTGGTCTTACATTaacagtcagctggaggagTTCACCAATCCTTTGTATGTGAACTATTCCAACCATGTGCTGTTCCCTGCTGTCAGCTTACGTCACCTGGAGCTCTGGGTCGGCTACTACATCCGCTGGAACCCTCGTATGAGACCGCAG GAGCCTGTTCACCAGCGTCACAAGGATTTGCTGGCAAAACGTGCCGAGCTCCAGAAAAGAGTGGATGAGTTACAGCGAGAAGTCACCAACCGCTCAGCCTCATCGTCTTCGGAACGGGCCGGCTCCCCCACACGCTCCATCACTCCAGTGCAGACCTTCGTTTGA
- the cwc15 gene encoding protein CWC15 homolog → MTTAARPTFEPARGGRGKGEGDLSALSKQYSSRDLPGHTKIKYRQPTQDAPEEVRARDFRRELEERERAAAREKTRERGPREHTTSSSSSSSSKRPRLDQIPAVNLDADDPLTDEDEDEDSGEESEDDAALVAELEKIKKEREEERERKEREQKAEEERIRMENILSGNPLINLAGQQQQQQQQQAQTQTTFKVKRRWDHDVLFKNCAKGVDEARKEKRFVNDTLRSEFHKKFMEKYVK, encoded by the exons ATGACTACAGCTGCAAGACCAACGTTTGAGCCagcgagaggaggaaggggtAAAGGAGAAGGGGATTTGAGTGccctgtctaagcagtattccaGTCGAGATCTCCCGGGACACACCAAGATTAAGTACAG GCAACCTACACAGGATGCCCCCGAAGAGGTGCGTGCCCGTGACTTCCgtagggagctggaggagcgcgAACGTGCAGCGGCCCGGGAAAAAACACGAGAGAGGGGACCAAGAG AGCataccacatcatcatcatcctcatcttcttcaAAGAGGCCCAGGCTTGATCAGATCCCAGCTGTCAACCTGGATGCTGATGACCCTCTCACTGAT gaagatgaagatgaggattcTGGGGAGGAAAGTGAAGATGATGCAGCTCTTGTGGCAGAATtggaaaagataaaaaaagagagagaggaggagagagagcgcaAA GAACGGGAACaaaaggcagaggaggagaggattcGCATGGAGAACATCTTGAGTGGCAACCCATTAATTAATTTGGcgggccaacagcagcagcagcagcaacaacaggccCAGACTCAGACTACATTCAAAGTCAAGAGAAG GTGGGATCACGATGTTTTGTTCAAGAATTGTGCCAAAGGAGTAGACGAGGCACGGAAAGAGAAACGCTTTGTGAATGACACGCTGCGCTCTGAGTTCCACAAGAAATTTATGGagaaatatgtaaaataa